The genomic interval TTCAAACTTGTGAACGCTTGTACACCATAAAATGCGATTATTCGAAATTTTTCTCCCCGCACTTCTGGTCATACCCAACGAGCGGAATTATGATTCAGTTACCGAAACCAATAGTCGCATTCAGGATCTAGAGCGCGAATTACAATTCTCTAAGGAAAACTTGCAGGCAACCATCGAAGAACTCGAAACCAGTAATGAGGAGCTTCAGGCAACCAATGAAGAGTTGCTTGCTTCCAACGAAGAGCTCCAGAGCTCCAACGAGGAATTGCAGTCAGTAAATGAGGAGCTGTTTACGGTTAATACGGAATACGAAAAGAAGAATCACGAGCTTAGCCAGGTGAATAGCGATATGGATCACCTATTGCAAAGCACCGAGATCGGTACGATCTTCATCGATCGTAATTTGCGAATCCGCCGTTATACCCCAGCGATTGGTCGTAGCTTCAACCTGCTTACTCAGGACATCGGACGCCCTCTCGAGCACATCACTTACAACTTAGACGGAGACGAAAACCTACTGGAACTCGTAAAAGGAGTGATCACATCTACCGAACCCATTGAGCGTGAGATTCAGCATCGTGAAAGTGGATGGTTTCTTATGCGGATCTACCCATACCTAACAGGAGGGGCAGATTCTTCCGGGGCCGTTATCACATTGATTGATATATCTCCGATCAAGGCTGCCGAGCGTGAACTCTACATGCGCAGTGAACGCTTGAAGCGGTCAAATCAAGACCTCGAGAATTTCGCCTACATCGTCTCTCACGATCTACAAGAGCCCTTGAGAACTATCTCAAGCTACCTGGATCTCCTACAAGGACGGTATGAAAAAGAACTCGATGGCGAGGCTCGCGAATTTATCGAGTATTCGATATCAGGCGCTCTAAATATGCGTAAACGGGTGGATGACCTTTTAGCATACTCGCGTGTAGAAACACGGGGCTCCGAATTCGAAAAGGTAATCGCACAAGAAATAGTCACTCAGGTTCAGAAAAATCTCTCCGAGAAGATAGATTCGGCTAAAGCTACATTCCACTTTGATTTGGAAGCGGTCGAATTTTGGGCGGACCGCAAACAGATTGTGAGCCTTTTCGAGTCGATGATCGACAATGCGCTTCGCTTTAAAAGCAACAAACCTCTTGAAGTCTTTATCTGGGCACGGCGTCAGAAAAATGAATGGCAATTTACGGTAAAAGATAACGGAATCGGCATCAATCCAACCGATTTTGAGCGGATTTTCGATGTCTTCCAGCAGGTGCACTCCCGTGAAGATTATCCCGGAAGTGGCATGGGGCTCGCCATCGCCAAACGAATTATTTTCCGCCACGAGGGACGTATCTGGGTCGAATCACAGCCGGGTCAAGGCACTTCAATATGTTTCGCTTTGCCAATTAAACGTTCGGCGGTTCTCGCCTAAACTATTAGGTGGCGCTGAACATCACAGAATTCTTTATTTTCGAGATCTGACGATCATAGCGCTCTGCAAGCTTGCGCGTTTGCTCAAGTTGCTTTTGAGCTCGTTCGAAATTACTCCGTAACCTCGCTTGATCAAGTTCCCACTTCTGGGTAGTCCAAACTATGCGATTGTTTTCTTTATTCATCCTTGGGGTATGAGGTGGATCATTCTGACGTATGCACTTAATATTCGCTTCTAATTGTCCAATCTCAAAAAAAAATGCGCTGGTAGCATAACTGATAAACAAACCATCATCTGATAAGTATAGCCTTTCCAAGTTAGGTGTTGAAGTCGGAAACCCTTACCTGAAGCCTACACGATTAACACCAACCACAGCTTATCTGATCAGCAATAGGGGTTGAAACAGATCTATGCTAATCCGTTAAATATGGACGTCTCCGTATAAAAATAACATGAATAGTATCCGGAAGATGTGATTTTTACGCAATTATCTTATGTTCAAATAGTCTCTCAATACTCGTTCGATCACCCGCGCGCAACGCAGCAAGTTTCTGCCCTTCATGGCTCACACTATTTCAAAGCCCCCCGGCTCTAGCCCGGAATCCGACGCTTCAAAGTGTAAATCTGCCGCCTCTCCCTGCGGAGTCGTTGTGATTGGATTCTCTGCTGGAGGCCTCTCCTCTGTCGAAAAGGTTTTTAAGAACATGCCCCAGTCGATGGGAGTTTCCTTCTTAGTTTGCCAACATTTGCCTGAGGGATTTGAAAGTAAACTCAACAAAATCCTAGGCCGAGTCACTCGGATTCCAACCCGAAACCTGACCGGTCAAACACGGCTTGCTCCCAACCGTATATATATCGCGCCCTCTCACAGCGACATTGAGTTCCATGGTACTTCTGTGACAGCCTTTGAGAATTATAACGCGGCGAAGCCTTCGTTTTCAATAAGTGCTATTTTTACCGCGGCATCAAAAACCTGGGATGAGCAGTGCGTTGGAGTGGTTTTATCGGGTGTCGGATCTGACGGCACCTCTGGGCTTCAATCTATCATCGAGCGAGGCGGTAAAGCCATCGTAGAATCCTCCGATACAGCTGAATTTTCGGGCATGCCGGAATCCGGCAAGGCAAACAATCAGAAAGCTCAAATTTTGAAACCCAAAGAAATCGCTACGGCAATTCAGACCCATTTCGGAGCAGGCAATGTTACCCATTCGAAACCGACCAAGCAGAATCCCTTCGATGAAGAATGCCGCAAGATTTACCGCCACTTAGACGACTATTTCAAAGTAGACTTCTCTGAATATCGACAGAAGACATTGCAGAACGGGATCCAACAGCGGATGGATCGTGTTCGGATCTTTGACATCAGCGAATACCGCAAATTCCTCACGGTAAACTCCGCTGAAACAGAGTCACTATTCCACAGTTTCTGTATTGGTTTAACTTCATTTTTCAGGGACCCAAAAGCTTTCGCCACGCTTCTCAAGAAAGCCATTTTTCCAACCCTTAAAGCCTCAAAAGAAGAGTATCCTGTACGGGTATGGCTTCCTGGATGCGCAACAGGCGAGGAGGCATTCACAGTGGCGATTCTTTTTTGCAAAGCCTGCCAAGACCTCAATATCAAGCCGAACTTCAAGATCTTTGCCACTGATATCCATGCGAACTCGATACAATTCGCGTCACTTGGGACCTATCCAAAAACTGCTCTGAAAGAACTCGATAGCGCTACAGTTGAGTATGCTTTCAACCCAGAAGGAAACGGCTACCGTATTTGCCCAGAAATAAGATCTCATGTCGTCTTTGCTGAGCACAACATCATTACAGATCCTCCGTTCACTCGACTGGATATGGTCCTTTGCAGGAACTTACTCATCAATTTCGAAAAAGAACTCCAAGAGCGTATCCTTGCGACCATCCACTTCGCTTTGAAATTGAATGGCCACCTATTCCTGGGCTCTGGAGAAAATCCACATTCTCTCGAGGACTCGTTTACGTGCATTGACCTTCCAGCAAGATTATTCCGGCGGAAGGAGGATACTGCTATTGAGCATCCTCACCGGACCCAACATCCAAAATTCGAGTTTAAACGAACGATAGACAAGGCCACTCCTGTGATCTTTCCAAAGAAAGGCATAGGTCGTCAGGACCTTGCACTAAGCCGCAGCATGGAGCAGCTTCTTGAAAATATTTATGGAGAGAGTGTCCTCATCGATCATGATTTCACCTTAGTTCAAAGTTTCGGAGACTGTAGCCGATTTTTAACGACGAGCAAAGGCAGGCAGACACTGAATCTACGTGAGCTTATCGATCCTGATCTTAAGTCAGCCGTCACAAGTGCGGTGAATAAGGCAAAGGCGAATACAAGGGCGGGCTGATACGAGTCACCGTGGATCCCCTCAGCGCGAGCCATAATGATGACCTTCATATTAGTATTCGCTTTGAAAATGAGTCTTTGGCACCAATCGCAGTTGGAGAAAGCGGAAATAACTCAGCTACCTTCCCGAGCGACAACGACTACGTCACCATGCGGGACGAACTCATAAACACTCAAGGATACCTTGAATCTACGATTGAGGAATTCGAAACGAGCAATGAGTCTCTTCAAAATACAAATGAGGAACTTCTCACCGCCAACGAGGAACTTCGGGTGCAATTGAAAGGACGGGGAGTTTTTCCAGTTGTCGCTCCTCTGCTCCAGTGGTTGTAGTTGAGCCGCTCTGTCGGCTCGCGGCTTCAGGCGCGGATCGCAGCAACGGCCCGCGCCCCGACAGAGCGGGACGGCTACAACAAAGGCAGTTGGGGAAATCTCCCCGCTACTTCAATTACACCCAGGAACTTCAGTCAACGAATGAAGAGCTTCACTCGGTTAATGAAGAGCTTTTTACTGTAAATTCGGAATATAAGCAAAAGAATGATGAGCTCGCCCGGCTCAATGCTGATTTTGATAAGCTTCTAGAAAACACCATGATCGGCACAGTGTTCCTAGATAATCATCTACGGGTCCGCAAGTTCACCCCTGTTGCGACCGAGACACTTAACCTGATTCGCCGAGACATTGGACGACCGATCCACCATATCAGCCATAATTTTACAGACTATAATAACTTCTCTACCGATGTGAAAATAACCTGTGAATCGGGTGAGTTTTGCGAAATAGAAGCGAAGACAAACACAGGCGCGACCTTTTTGATTCGGATGACTCCTTATGACGAGATCAACGGGGAACATCACAGTGTCGTCATTACCTTCATCGATATCAGTCGGCTTAAGCAGGCAGAGGCGTCCATAACCGAGCACCAGAGCCGGTTAGACATTGCAGAGCAGCTTGCCAATTTGGGGTCTTGGGACTGGGATTTAAAAACAGATATGATAACACTCGATGTGCGATTCTCTGCGGTTTCCGGGTTGGGTATCGAAGGCGTGCTGGATTCTAAGACCTTCTTCAAAGAAATTCATCGCTACAGCGACGGCCCCTATGAAGAAACGATACGCACTAAAATAAACGCTAAGGACACCCTCCAATACGATTGGCATTTCACGCTCCCAAACGGCACCCATAGATACCTGAGAGGCTATGGAGCGGTGACGCGTGATAGATTCCGCAACCCGGTGCATTTCCGAGGCATTCTCACCGACGAGAGTGAGTTTCGCCAACAGCAAGAATTCGTGATGCAGCAGAAAAAAGACATGGAAACGCTCCTTTACGTGATTTCTCATGACCTAAGGGAACCCCTACGCGCAATCCGTAATTTTTCGAAGTTTCTCAGTGATGGTTCACAATCACTCGCGAGTGAGAAAAGCCTCAATTTCCTATCTCGCATCCTCCATGCATCCGAGCGCATGGACTTGCTGCTCAACGAAGTGTCCGAATTATCCCGTCTCAAGCGAAACTCAGATCCGTTCGAGTATGTCCAGGGCAATCAAATCGTTGAACGCGCCATCAAAAATCTCGAAAATCGGATCGAGCAATCAGGGGCCAGTATTACAGTGGCTAGAGACTTGCCAGAATTGAAAGTTAACAAGACTTGGGCGATTCAGGCTATTTTCAATCTGATAGCCAATGCCCTAAAGTTCGTAAAAGAAGGCGAATCACCGGAAATACTCATCACACCTTATGTGGCTCCCAAAGCATTCAGTAATCACGTAGGCATTGTTGTGCAGGATCGTGGTCCCGGCGTGCCTGCTGAGAGCGCGGAGCGGATATTCAAGCTATTCCAACGCGCTGTGGGCAAAGACGTCGAAGGCACCGGTGCAGGCCTTGCTATAGTAAAAGAAGTGGCAAAGAAACACGGAGGCGAAGTTTTCTATGAATCACGAATTAAGGGTGGTTCGAAATTCACGATAACATTTCAAAAATAGAAACCCCAGCCGATGGAACCTGGACTTAACACAATCGATATAGCTCTAATCGATGACAGTGAGGATGACATCCTAATGATGCGCGAAGCTGTCGCCCTCTCTGCCCCACTCAAAATCACCGAAGTGTTTCATAATGGAATGGAGGCCTTGGAAAAACTAATCCTAAACAGTCGACCTGCACAACTTCCCGACCTAATCCTTCTAGATATCAATATGCCGAGGATCAACGGCTTCGATGTAATCAGAAAACTCAAGAACGATGCGCGCCTCCGGATCGTTCCTACAATTCTTCTCACCACAAGCAATCGAGAGGAAGATGTCTTAAAGGCCTATGCTCTAGGGGCGAGTTCTTACATCCAGAAACCCTTTGAGTTCGATGAACTGGTCAACTCCACACGCTGTGTTGCATCATATTGGTCGGCCATGTTGTTGCCAAACCACAATTTACGCCCTCAAACGTTTTAAATACTGTGAAAATTTTGCTTATCGAAGATAGTGAGGATGACAAACTCATCCTCGAGAACATCTTGTTTTCAAATTCTGCAATAGAGAATTGTTCTCCGCCCGGAGCATTCGAGCTCATCTGGGTAGAAACCTTGTCAAAGGGCGTCGCATGGATTGCTGAAAATTCATGTGATATCGTCCTCCTAGACCTTTCGCTCCCAGATAGCTTTGGCCCAAATGGTATCCAGAAACTCCAACAGTTGCAGCGAGAATTTGCGATCATCGTATTCACAGGAAACCTTCACGAATCTGTTGGGATCGAATCCGTGCGCGAGGGTGCAGATGATTATCTCATCAAAGGTGAATTTTCTCGCGGACTACTCGTTCGCTGCATGATGCACGCAGTTGAGCGCAGGAAGAATAAAATAGCCTTGGCACGCACCCAGTCAGCACTCCTCGAGGCCAAACTTGCCGCCGAGGAAGCGAGTGATGCAAAGACAATATTTCTCGCAATGATGAGCCATGAGTTCCGGACGCCACTCCAAAATATTCAAGGGTTTGTATCCTTGCTTGAGGACACGCCACTGGATGAAGAACAAAAGGAATATGTTGGGATAGCACTCAGCAATGTGACAAAACTCGAAATACTGATCGAAGACATTGTGGATTACTCCAAAGTCGAAAAAGGCACTCTTAAAATTGTCAATAAGGCCTTCGATCTCATGCAAACAGTCAGGGAAACTGTTAATATGGTCGATCGGAAAATGACTGATACCGGTCCAACAATTCAAATAAGTATTCCGGAGCCATTACCGAGGGCAGTAGTCGGTGATTCAGGGCGACTTACGCAGATATTGAATAATCTCCTCGTAAATGCACGCAAGTTCACTCCAGCAAACAAGACCATATTTCTTAGAATCCAAGGCGAAAATGAAAACCAGAGATATCGACTGAAGTGCTCTGTTGAAGATACTGGCAGCGGAATTCCTCAAGAGGCCCTCGACACCATTTTTGCACCATTCAAACAAGCAAACCCTGAAAACGATCAATCAATCGGGGGCACTGGTCTAGGCCTAGCCATCTGCAAACGGCTCTGTCAGCTAATGGGTGGACATATAGAAATACGGAGTAATCTCGGCCTTGGAACCTGCGTATATTTCGAACTCCTCTTCGAACATACCAAAAAAACGTCCATAGACTCTGACAACACACCCCATGGTGCGCTGGCTCTACAAGACCTCACACCAGAAAAAACTCTAAGTATATTAGTCGCTGAAGACAATCTTCAAGGGGGTGTTGTCCTCGAGAAACAACTCGCAAAACTAGGACACGAGTGCCAGATTGTGAGAGATGGAAAAAGCGCAATCGCGCAGCTGCAACGACAAGCCTTCGATCTCATCCTAAT from Opitutales bacterium carries:
- a CDS encoding PAS domain-containing protein; amino-acid sequence: MGKSPRYFNYTQELQSTNEELHSVNEELFTVNSEYKQKNDELARLNADFDKLLENTMIGTVFLDNHLRVRKFTPVATETLNLIRRDIGRPIHHISHNFTDYNNFSTDVKITCESGEFCEIEAKTNTGATFLIRMTPYDEINGEHHSVVITFIDISRLKQAEASITEHQSRLDIAEQLANLGSWDWDLKTDMITLDVRFSAVSGLGIEGVLDSKTFFKEIHRYSDGPYEETIRTKINAKDTLQYDWHFTLPNGTHRYLRGYGAVTRDRFRNPVHFRGILTDESEFRQQQEFVMQQKKDMETLLYVISHDLREPLRAIRNFSKFLSDGSQSLASEKSLNFLSRILHASERMDLLLNEVSELSRLKRNSDPFEYVQGNQIVERAIKNLENRIEQSGASITVARDLPELKVNKTWAIQAIFNLIANALKFVKEGESPEILITPYVAPKAFSNHVGIVVQDRGPGVPAESAERIFKLFQRAVGKDVEGTGAGLAIVKEVAKKHGGEVFYESRIKGGSKFTITFQK
- a CDS encoding PAS domain-containing protein; its protein translation is MRLFEIFLPALLVIPNERNYDSVTETNSRIQDLERELQFSKENLQATIEELETSNEELQATNEELLASNEELQSSNEELQSVNEELFTVNTEYEKKNHELSQVNSDMDHLLQSTEIGTIFIDRNLRIRRYTPAIGRSFNLLTQDIGRPLEHITYNLDGDENLLELVKGVITSTEPIEREIQHRESGWFLMRIYPYLTGGADSSGAVITLIDISPIKAAERELYMRSERLKRSNQDLENFAYIVSHDLQEPLRTISSYLDLLQGRYEKELDGEAREFIEYSISGALNMRKRVDDLLAYSRVETRGSEFEKVIAQEIVTQVQKNLSEKIDSAKATFHFDLEAVEFWADRKQIVSLFESMIDNALRFKSNKPLEVFIWARRQKNEWQFTVKDNGIGINPTDFERIFDVFQQVHSREDYPGSGMGLAIAKRIIFRHEGRIWVESQPGQGTSICFALPIKRSAVLA
- a CDS encoding response regulator — translated: MKILLIEDSEDDKLILENILFSNSAIENCSPPGAFELIWVETLSKGVAWIAENSCDIVLLDLSLPDSFGPNGIQKLQQLQREFAIIVFTGNLHESVGIESVREGADDYLIKGEFSRGLLVRCMMHAVERRKNKIALARTQSALLEAKLAAEEASDAKTIFLAMMSHEFRTPLQNIQGFVSLLEDTPLDEEQKEYVGIALSNVTKLEILIEDIVDYSKVEKGTLKIVNKAFDLMQTVRETVNMVDRKMTDTGPTIQISIPEPLPRAVVGDSGRLTQILNNLLVNARKFTPANKTIFLRIQGENENQRYRLKCSVEDTGSGIPQEALDTIFAPFKQANPENDQSIGGTGLGLAICKRLCQLMGGHIEIRSNLGLGTCVYFELLFEHTKKTSIDSDNTPHGALALQDLTPEKTLSILVAEDNLQGGVVLEKQLAKLGHECQIVRDGKSAIAQLQRQAFDLILMDTRMPVMNGCEATQFIRQGAAGAHNSNIPIINISANASPEDILKIRDSGMDDHLKKPIRIRDLKDKIEQYSEVVPNLGQVFLFC
- a CDS encoding response regulator; protein product: MEPGLNTIDIALIDDSEDDILMMREAVALSAPLKITEVFHNGMEALEKLILNSRPAQLPDLILLDINMPRINGFDVIRKLKNDARLRIVPTILLTTSNREEDVLKAYALGASSYIQKPFEFDELVNSTRCVASYWSAMLLPNHNLRPQTF